A single Lactuca sativa cultivar Salinas chromosome 8, Lsat_Salinas_v11, whole genome shotgun sequence DNA region contains:
- the LOC111891156 gene encoding uncharacterized mitochondrial protein AtMg00810-like gives MHQPPGFFDSRYPTHVYKLHKSLCGSKQSPCAWYQRFVSYILTIGFVCNKSDSSLFIYNQGNDIAYLLLYVDDIVLTTTSSALKAHLITGLKQEFDMTDLGPLSYFWGISVTCTNNTMFLSQRKYIEEILTRANMEACKPVATSVDTNSKLSLHNSEPVSDLSLYRSLAGALQYLTFTGPDIAYVVQQICLFMHAPKLPHLNALKHILRYLKGTLAHGLTLHCCPSTQLVSYTDVDWGGCPNTKCSILGHCIFLGDNLISWYAKRQATLSRSSAEAEYCSVVNVVVEACWLCNLLLELHTPLQRATIVYCDNISTVYLSSNHVQRQRTKHIQMDILFVREKVATGQIRVLHVPSAYQYANIFTKGLPRQLFLDFRDSLSIRLPPAQTVGDS, from the coding sequence ATGCACCAACCACCTGGATTTTTTGATTCACGCTATCCTACTCATGTTTACAAATTACACAAGTCTCTATGCGGTTCAAAACAATCACCATGTGCTTGGTATCAACGTTTTGTGTCTTATATACTAACTATTGGCTTTGTGTGCAACAAAAGTGACTCTTCTTTGTTTATCTACAATCAAGGCAATGACATCGCCTATCTACTTCTATATGTAGACGACATCGTCTtgaccaccacctcctccgcgcTCAAGGCACATCTCATAACCGGGTTAAAACAGGAATTTGACATGACTGATCTTGGACCCTTGTCTTATTTTTGGGGCATCTCTGTCACTTGCACCAACAATACCATGTTTTTGTCACAACGCAAATATATTGAAGAAATACTTACACGTGCGAACATGGAAGCGTGTAAGCCTGTCGCTACTTCGGTTGACACCAACTCCAAACTTAGTCTTCATAATAGTGAACCAGTGTCTGATCTATCCCTATATCGCAGCTTAGCAGGAGCTTTGCAATATCTCACATTTACAGGTCCTGATATTGCCTATGTTGTTCAACAAATATGTTTGTTTATGCATGCCCCAAAGCTCCCTCATCTCAATGCTCTAAAGCACATTCTTCGGTATCTTAAGGGTACTCTGGCGCATGGTCTGACACTTCATTGTTGTCCTTCTACACAACTCGTTTCCTATACTGATGTTGATTGGGGCGGTTGTCCCAACACCAAATGCTCAATTTTAGGCCATTGTATTTTTCTTGGCGATAATCTCATTTCATGGTATGCTAAGCGACAGGCCACTCTCTCTCGATCTAGCGCTGAAGCAGAATATTGCAGTGTTGTAAATGTCGTTGTCGAAGCTTGTTGGCTATGTAACCTCCTGCTTGAGCTACACACTCCGTTACAACGAGCCACCATCGTCTATTGTGATAATATCTCCACTGTCTATTTGTCCAGTAATCATGTCCAACGTCAACGCACCAAACACATACAAATGGATATACTCTTTGTTCGTGAAAAAGTTGCAACTGGCCAAATACGAGTTCTTCATGTTCCTTCCGCTTACCAATATGCAAACATCTTCACAAAAGGTTTACCCAGACAGCTATTCTTGGATTTCAGAGACAGTTTGAGCATCCGACTTCCTCCCGCTCAAACTGTGGGGGACTCTTAG
- the LOC111891155 gene encoding uncharacterized protein LOC111891155, giving the protein MVSQLLWPNPLRCPLSSLFPLFFFSGSIMSQGDTSIPKTNFQPAFIVSNIKNVIPLVLNQTNDHYASWVEFFNIHVCACNVKDHIDEEAAKPTDVDKTTWDHFDALVKQWIYSTISPELAHTIMKPVASALDLWKRLQENFPQ; this is encoded by the coding sequence ATGGTATCACAGCTTCTCTGGCCTAACCCACTCCGTTGCCCTCTATCATCTCTTTTTCCTCTCTTTTTCTTCTCCGGATCGATCATGAGTCAAGGCGACACATCCATTCCCAAAACTAACTTCCAACCAGCTTTCATAGTCAGTAACATCAAGAATGTTATACCCCTCGTCCTTAATCAAACCAATGATCACTATGCATCATGGGTGGAATTCTTTAACATTCACGTTTGTGCTTGCAATGTCAAAGATCACATCGATGAAGAGGCTGCAAAACCAACCGATGTTGACAAAACCACATGGGATCATTTTGATGCCCTTGTCAAACAGTGGATCTATAGCACTATATCTCCTGAACTTGCCCACACAATCATGAAACCAGTTGCCTCGGCTCTTGATCTCTGGAAACGCCTTCAAGAAAATTTTCCTCAATAA